Proteins co-encoded in one Spirosoma endbachense genomic window:
- a CDS encoding MFS transporter yields the protein MNYWRIKLSLLLNYFVFAILLNSVGTVILQVQNNYGVSASSASVLEAFKDLTIAFVSFIIASYSTRIGYKRAMLIALGVVTLACLLMPQVPGFWTTKLLFAATGASFALIKVSIFATIGLITKDSNEHASFMNFLESFFMIGVLSGYFMFSAFVDDTNPQSTAWLTVYYMLAVISLIAFLLLLSTPVDESSVRHEATKSLADDLGDMFKLAITPVVLVFVMTAFIYVLMEQGIMSWLPTFNSKILNLPTSLSIQMASILAASTAAGRFLAGLLLRRLSWYWLLIGCLVVAAGLVLLALPLASSVGDKVVMGWGEAPLAAFIFPMIGLLIAPIYPAINSAILSSLPLRQHGPMAGLIVIFSALGGTTGSIITGHVFEAYGGQTAFYFSLVPIGLLLVLLTIFRQMQARAGVADKLVDVSSGGH from the coding sequence ATGAACTATTGGCGCATCAAATTGTCCCTGCTGCTTAACTATTTTGTTTTTGCAATCCTGCTAAACAGCGTTGGAACCGTTATCCTGCAAGTACAGAACAATTATGGTGTATCGGCTTCCTCGGCTAGCGTGCTCGAAGCCTTCAAGGATCTTACGATTGCTTTTGTCTCCTTTATCATTGCTTCATACAGCACCCGCATTGGCTACAAACGGGCTATGCTGATCGCGTTGGGAGTGGTGACACTCGCGTGCCTGCTGATGCCACAAGTGCCTGGTTTCTGGACAACCAAACTGCTTTTTGCCGCTACAGGAGCCAGTTTCGCCCTCATTAAAGTGTCGATCTTTGCCACAATTGGCCTCATTACAAAGGATTCGAATGAACACGCCAGTTTCATGAATTTCCTTGAATCGTTCTTTATGATTGGCGTTTTGTCGGGATACTTTATGTTCAGCGCGTTCGTCGACGATACAAACCCGCAATCAACTGCCTGGCTAACGGTTTATTACATGCTTGCGGTTATCTCGCTGATTGCTTTTTTGTTGTTGCTCAGCACTCCGGTTGACGAATCGAGTGTTCGTCATGAGGCTACTAAATCGCTGGCCGACGACCTGGGCGACATGTTTAAACTCGCCATCACACCGGTCGTGCTGGTGTTTGTCATGACTGCCTTCATTTACGTGCTGATGGAGCAGGGAATCATGAGCTGGCTACCCACTTTTAACAGCAAAATTCTGAACCTCCCTACTTCACTCAGCATCCAGATGGCGAGCATTCTGGCGGCATCGACGGCGGCCGGGCGGTTTCTGGCGGGATTACTGCTGCGTCGACTGTCGTGGTATTGGCTGTTGATTGGTTGCCTGGTTGTGGCTGCGGGTTTGGTGTTGCTGGCTTTGCCGCTGGCGAGTTCAGTTGGCGACAAGGTGGTGATGGGCTGGGGCGAAGCACCCCTGGCTGCGTTCATCTTTCCAATGATCGGTTTACTCATTGCTCCTATTTATCCGGCTATAAACTCGGCTATTCTAAGCAGCCTGCCTTTGCGCCAGCATGGTCCTATGGCCGGTCTGATCGTCATTTTCTCGGCACTTGGCGGAACAACCGGGTCCATCATAACGGGCCATGTATTTGAGGCTTATGGCGGACAGACGGCTTTCTATTTCTCGCTCGTTCCCATCGGATTGTTATTGGTATTGTTGACCATCTTCCGCCAGATGCAGGCCAGGGCTGGTGTAGCTGATAAGCTTGTCGATGTATCATCCGGTGGTCACTAG
- a CDS encoding Crp/Fnr family transcriptional regulator: MFEPFFRYLSLFKSIPQDDRKLIESALTYHALSENEYLLKEGSVSYRLYFICQGIVRIVAQNEQGKEVTHFFLKENQLVTILESFTNDTPAKESIQAACDAEVIAIPKSSLLALYEKIPYLKELISYLTQQTLLTKIQTRNAYLGQDATARYQQFLLRQPEIAMRVSLQDIASYLGITQQSLSRIRKNSR; this comes from the coding sequence ATGTTTGAGCCTTTTTTTCGATATCTGAGCCTTTTCAAAAGCATCCCGCAGGATGATCGTAAGCTGATCGAATCGGCCCTGACTTATCATGCCCTGTCCGAAAATGAGTACCTGCTTAAAGAGGGTTCCGTTAGTTATAGGCTGTATTTCATTTGCCAGGGCATTGTGCGGATTGTAGCTCAGAACGAACAGGGAAAAGAGGTGACCCACTTCTTTCTGAAAGAGAATCAACTGGTTACCATTCTGGAAAGTTTCACGAACGATACACCTGCCAAAGAGAGTATCCAGGCTGCCTGTGATGCAGAAGTGATAGCCATCCCTAAAAGCAGTCTGCTGGCCTTATACGAGAAGATACCTTATCTGAAAGAACTAATCAGTTATCTCACTCAGCAGACTCTTTTGACGAAAATTCAGACCCGTAATGCCTACCTGGGTCAGGATGCTACGGCGCGCTATCAACAGTTTTTGCTCCGGCAACCCGAAATTGCCATGCGGGTTTCGCTACAGGACATTGCCTCCTATCTGGGCATTACGCAGCAATCGCTGAGTCGAATTCGTAAAAATAGCCGCTAG
- a CDS encoding GNAT family N-acetyltransferase — protein sequence MSSPNPFAPQTIHLPEHERIVVRLLEAADAPKLIAYFNSLSASTKGYFAPHPFDSATVNTICATLNPNECVRLIATSTANQAIIAYVLLQAGTISSDTDRYNSLGIDINPATDCSLAPSIADAYQSQGLGGHLIEKIIAITRTMEKKRIILWGGVQAGNGRAVRYYRKYGFVEMATFEHNGPNYDMCLTLE from the coding sequence ATGTCTTCTCCAAACCCATTTGCTCCTCAAACGATACACCTCCCCGAGCATGAACGCATTGTCGTTCGTTTACTGGAAGCGGCCGATGCCCCGAAGCTTATTGCGTATTTCAACAGCTTATCTGCTTCGACTAAAGGCTACTTTGCTCCTCACCCTTTCGATTCAGCAACCGTCAATACCATCTGCGCTACGTTGAATCCGAACGAATGCGTCCGGCTAATTGCCACCTCAACCGCCAACCAAGCCATTATCGCCTATGTACTCTTGCAGGCGGGAACTATATCTTCAGATACAGACCGATACAATAGTTTAGGTATTGACATAAACCCTGCGACAGACTGTTCGCTGGCCCCTTCAATCGCCGATGCCTATCAGAGTCAGGGGTTGGGTGGACACCTTATAGAGAAAATTATCGCTATTACACGAACGATGGAGAAAAAACGAATTATACTTTGGGGCGGAGTTCAGGCAGGAAATGGTCGTGCTGTTCGATACTATCGGAAATATGGCTTCGTTGAGATGGCGACCTTTGAACACAATGGTCCAAATTACGACATGTGCCTTACACTGGAATAG
- the uvrB gene encoding excinuclease ABC subunit UvrB, with protein MSFKLTSEFQPTGDQPKAIEQLVKGINEGEPSQVLLGVTGSGKTFTVANLIAQTDRPTLVLSHNKTLAAQLYGEFKQFFPDNAVEYFISYYDYYQPEAFIATTNTYIEKDLAINEEIDKLRLSATSALMSGRRDVIVVASVSCIYGMGNPEEFKRNVVRIGVGEQMSRNQFLHQLVGILYSRTEGDFQRGNFRVKGDTVDLYVAYADFAYRVIFFGDEIETIQRIDPSTGKKISEERLVTIFPANLFVTGRDTLNNAMYEIQDDLVAQIRYFESEFREQEATRIRERTEFDLEMMRELGYCSGIENYSRYFDRRQPGQRPFCLLDYFPDDFLMVVDESHVTIPQIRAMWGGDRSRKTALVDYGFRLPSAMDNRPLTFQEFEDLTGQTIYVSATPSDYELRKSEGVVVEQLIRPTGLLDPEIEVRPSLNQIDDLLESIDGRIKNKERVLVTTLTKRMAEELTKYLDRVGIKTRYIHSEVKTLDRVEILRDLRLGNFDVLVGVNLLREGLDLPEVSLVAIMDADKEGFLRDIRSLIQTIGRAARNSNGKVIMYADRITGSMQKAIEETDRRRAIQMEYNTDNNITPTTVLKSRESIMGQTKVADSKVKHFYVEPEEIRIAADPVVRYMGKGDLEKVINETQSKMERAAKDLDFLEAARLRDELFQLRDRLKKETA; from the coding sequence ATGAGCTTTAAATTAACCTCAGAATTTCAGCCTACCGGCGATCAGCCGAAGGCAATCGAACAACTGGTCAAAGGTATAAATGAAGGGGAACCATCGCAGGTATTACTCGGTGTAACCGGAAGTGGAAAGACTTTCACTGTCGCTAACCTCATCGCCCAAACCGACCGGCCAACATTGGTGCTGAGTCATAATAAAACGCTGGCAGCACAGCTATACGGCGAGTTCAAGCAGTTTTTTCCCGACAATGCCGTCGAGTATTTTATCAGCTATTACGACTACTACCAGCCGGAAGCGTTTATTGCCACAACCAACACCTACATCGAGAAAGATCTTGCTATTAATGAAGAGATCGATAAGCTACGGCTGTCAGCTACGTCGGCGCTGATGAGCGGTCGGCGCGACGTGATTGTCGTCGCATCGGTATCGTGCATTTATGGTATGGGCAATCCCGAAGAGTTTAAGCGGAACGTTGTGCGCATTGGCGTTGGCGAGCAGATGAGCCGTAACCAGTTTCTGCATCAACTGGTTGGGATTCTGTACAGCCGAACCGAAGGTGATTTTCAACGGGGAAACTTTCGCGTCAAAGGCGATACCGTTGACCTCTACGTTGCTTATGCCGACTTTGCGTATCGGGTTATTTTCTTCGGTGATGAGATCGAAACCATACAGCGAATAGACCCTTCGACGGGCAAGAAAATCTCGGAAGAACGGCTGGTCACTATCTTTCCAGCTAACCTCTTTGTAACGGGTCGGGATACGCTCAATAACGCTATGTACGAAATTCAGGATGATCTGGTAGCGCAAATCCGCTACTTTGAGTCGGAGTTTCGGGAACAGGAAGCGACTCGTATTCGCGAGCGTACGGAGTTCGATCTGGAAATGATGCGCGAACTGGGCTATTGCTCGGGTATCGAAAACTATTCCCGTTATTTCGATCGTCGCCAGCCAGGGCAACGACCGTTCTGCCTGCTTGATTACTTTCCGGACGACTTTCTGATGGTTGTCGATGAAAGTCACGTTACAATTCCGCAGATTCGGGCTATGTGGGGTGGTGACCGCTCCCGTAAAACGGCCCTTGTCGACTACGGATTCCGGTTGCCCTCGGCTATGGATAACCGACCGCTCACCTTTCAGGAGTTTGAAGATCTGACGGGGCAGACGATTTATGTATCAGCTACTCCATCCGATTACGAACTGCGTAAGAGCGAAGGTGTTGTTGTTGAGCAGCTTATTCGGCCAACCGGTCTGCTTGATCCCGAAATTGAAGTACGACCGAGCCTGAACCAGATCGACGATTTGCTCGAATCCATCGATGGCCGTATCAAAAACAAGGAGCGGGTATTGGTAACAACCTTAACCAAGCGTATGGCTGAGGAACTGACCAAATACCTCGACCGGGTCGGCATTAAAACGCGCTACATTCACTCCGAAGTGAAAACCCTCGATCGGGTTGAAATTCTGCGTGATCTGCGACTCGGAAACTTTGATGTACTGGTGGGGGTCAACCTCTTGCGGGAAGGACTTGATTTACCGGAAGTGTCGTTGGTGGCCATCATGGATGCTGACAAGGAAGGCTTCCTGCGCGATATACGATCGCTGATCCAGACCATCGGTCGTGCGGCCCGGAACTCCAACGGTAAGGTAATTATGTATGCCGATCGGATTACGGGGTCCATGCAAAAGGCCATCGAGGAAACCGATCGACGCCGGGCTATTCAGATGGAGTATAATACCGACAATAATATTACGCCAACAACAGTGCTTAAATCCCGTGAGTCTATTATGGGACAGACCAAAGTTGCCGACTCGAAGGTCAAGCATTTCTATGTGGAACCCGAAGAAATCCGGATTGCAGCCGACCCTGTGGTGCGTTACATGGGCAAAGGCGATCTGGAAAAAGTCATTAACGAAACCCAGTCCAAAATGGAGCGTGCCGCCAAAGATCTAGACTTCCTGGAGGCTGCCCGCCTACGCGACGAGCTGTTTCAGTTACGCGATCGACTGAAGAAGGAAACAGCTTAG
- a CDS encoding SDR family oxidoreductase: MNTKENTVMSSRSGLAGKRILLLGGSSGIGFATAQAAAQEDALIIVVSSNRQRVDQAVAELPEGTEGYAVDLTNEDQVRGFFDSVGSFDHLVFTAGESLQLGDLASTSLDSAQQYFNLRYWGAFMAAKYAAPHILPGGSMVFTTGIVSLRPQKGWSLGASICGAMDAFTRAMAMELAPIRVNAVCPGVVKTDLWKNMSETDRATMYDQIGQSLPVGRIGEATDIAQTYLYLMKQEWSTGQVLVVDGGAVLV, encoded by the coding sequence ATGAATACGAAGGAAAATACCGTAATGAGCAGCCGGTCAGGCCTGGCTGGTAAACGCATACTTTTGCTGGGAGGGTCATCAGGAATCGGGTTTGCAACAGCTCAGGCGGCCGCCCAAGAAGACGCTTTAATTATTGTTGTCTCTAGTAACAGACAGCGGGTCGATCAGGCTGTTGCCGAACTTCCGGAAGGCACCGAAGGGTATGCCGTTGATTTAACCAATGAGGACCAGGTGCGCGGATTCTTCGACTCGGTCGGTTCGTTTGATCACCTGGTCTTTACAGCCGGTGAATCCCTTCAGCTTGGCGATCTGGCATCGACGAGCCTCGATAGTGCCCAACAGTATTTCAATCTGCGCTATTGGGGCGCTTTCATGGCGGCTAAATATGCGGCTCCGCACATTCTGCCAGGCGGGTCTATGGTTTTTACAACGGGTATAGTAAGCTTAAGGCCACAAAAAGGGTGGTCGTTAGGTGCCAGTATCTGCGGTGCTATGGACGCATTTACGCGGGCGATGGCTATGGAACTCGCCCCGATTCGGGTAAACGCCGTATGCCCTGGCGTCGTCAAAACAGATCTCTGGAAGAATATGTCGGAAACCGATCGTGCCACGATGTATGATCAAATTGGCCAATCGCTGCCGGTAGGTCGAATTGGTGAAGCAACCGATATTGCTCAAACCTACCTTTACCTGATGAAGCAGGAATGGAGTACCGGGCAGGTACTGGTAGTTGACGGAGGGGCAGTTCTGGTTTAA
- the treF gene encoding alpha,alpha-trehalase TreF, whose translation MANQPHLLSPDQLFGDLFRDVQLSHIFADSKTFVDCIPKFPPASLIALYHIEKTKTYFDLETFVRTNFVVPEKIASDYVSDTTIPTAEHINRLWDRLTRPTDEAIEGSSRVALPHPYVVPGGRFREIFYWDSYFTMLGLQESGRVDLIRDMIDNFAYLIDTFGFIPNGNRTYFLSRSQPPYFALMVHLLAEIDGKEVLVKYQPQLQREYDFWMAGQWEFPGDDTIHQRLVKMGDYTYLNRYWDDTPTPRPEAYRQEIELTEEANELGVIPEALYNHIRAACESGWDFSSRWFSDQKTMALIHTADVIPVDLNCLLYWLEVMLHDSALQMGSWKLAYDDFDPRITDRKKAILSTFWNEETGFFHDYDAVTSQQTAALTLAGVFPLFFKLATPEQASRVHDRLKADFLQAGGWVTTLNHTGQQWDWPNGWAPLQWIVYRGLQNYGFVETAQEGRDRWLALNDKVFKATGKMMEKYNVVDAAITTGGGEYPNQDGFGWTNGVYLRLSRDVNTI comes from the coding sequence TTGGCAAATCAACCGCATCTCCTGTCGCCCGATCAGCTTTTCGGTGATTTATTCCGCGACGTACAGCTAAGTCATATTTTTGCTGACTCCAAAACATTCGTCGATTGTATTCCCAAATTCCCTCCTGCGTCGCTCATTGCGTTATATCATATCGAAAAAACGAAGACCTATTTCGATCTGGAAACGTTTGTGCGAACGAATTTTGTCGTACCAGAAAAAATAGCCAGTGATTACGTCAGTGATACGACTATCCCGACGGCAGAACACATCAATCGCCTGTGGGATAGGCTCACGCGCCCGACAGATGAAGCTATCGAAGGAAGCTCACGGGTAGCCTTGCCTCATCCCTACGTTGTGCCGGGTGGTCGATTCCGGGAGATTTTCTACTGGGATAGCTACTTCACCATGTTGGGCCTGCAGGAATCAGGAAGGGTCGACCTGATTCGGGATATGATTGATAATTTCGCTTACCTGATCGATACATTTGGCTTTATACCCAATGGAAACCGAACCTATTTTTTAAGCAGGTCGCAGCCACCCTATTTCGCCCTGATGGTGCATTTACTGGCCGAAATTGACGGGAAAGAGGTTCTGGTAAAATATCAACCGCAGTTGCAGCGGGAATATGATTTCTGGATGGCAGGCCAGTGGGAGTTTCCCGGTGATGATACCATCCATCAGCGGCTGGTTAAAATGGGCGACTATACCTATCTAAACCGTTACTGGGATGATACGCCCACTCCGCGCCCTGAAGCATATCGGCAGGAAATTGAACTGACCGAAGAAGCCAATGAGCTAGGAGTCATTCCGGAAGCGCTCTATAATCACATCCGGGCAGCCTGCGAATCGGGTTGGGATTTCAGCAGCCGATGGTTCTCCGACCAGAAAACAATGGCCCTGATCCATACCGCCGACGTGATTCCGGTCGACCTGAATTGCCTGCTGTATTGGCTTGAAGTGATGCTGCACGATTCTGCCCTACAGATGGGCTCCTGGAAACTAGCCTATGACGATTTTGACCCTCGGATTACCGACCGCAAGAAAGCCATCCTGAGCACATTCTGGAATGAAGAAACTGGCTTCTTCCATGATTATGACGCCGTTACCAGTCAACAAACAGCCGCCCTAACACTGGCCGGGGTTTTCCCGCTTTTCTTTAAACTCGCTACTCCTGAGCAGGCCAGCCGAGTTCATGACCGACTCAAAGCCGATTTTCTGCAGGCAGGTGGCTGGGTAACAACGCTCAATCATACCGGTCAGCAATGGGATTGGCCCAATGGCTGGGCTCCCTTGCAATGGATCGTTTATCGCGGCTTACAAAATTATGGTTTTGTAGAGACCGCTCAGGAAGGACGCGATCGATGGCTGGCCCTGAACGATAAAGTATTTAAGGCAACGGGCAAGATGATGGAAAAATACAACGTGGTCGATGCCGCCATAACCACGGGCGGGGGCGAATACCCAAACCAGGATGGCTTTGGCTGGACCAATGGCGTGTATCTAAGGCTTTCAAGAGACGTCAATACGATTTAA
- a CDS encoding acyltransferase family protein — protein sequence MSATNPSAVYFPGFNGVRFLAASSVVFHHIEQFKTIFGYTDTFTNTNEHPVVYQAGRLGVALFFVLSGFLITYLLLAEKQSSGRIHIGNFYVRRILRIWPLYFWIIGLSFFVFPHIPAFHIPGVSDYAYDHFWPKLAFFGIVMPNIALTLYHEMPLCSHTWSIGVEEQFYLIWPWLIGSLHPRRTLLILASIALVLAGSFFWLRYGPGSTAPEAGTTMLMVSDFLAHFRIGTMAIGGIGAYLVFKKHPILNVLYSKPVQWVVYAVLATMLAMGVRIPGLNYEGYALFFAFLLMNLAANPNSVINLENPLCNFMGKISYGLYMYHPIAIVLCLYIIRQFLPYSLGFSIILYITSYALTTLLAWLSYEYFEKQFLKLKDRFAPGDMPVKREQLAVGSR from the coding sequence ATGTCGGCTACCAATCCTTCCGCCGTCTATTTCCCCGGATTTAACGGAGTTCGTTTTCTTGCAGCCTCATCGGTGGTGTTTCACCACATCGAGCAGTTTAAAACGATCTTCGGCTATACCGATACATTTACCAATACCAACGAGCACCCGGTTGTTTATCAGGCGGGTCGATTGGGCGTTGCTTTATTCTTCGTGTTGAGTGGGTTTCTGATCACCTATCTGCTTTTGGCGGAGAAGCAGTCGTCGGGCCGCATTCATATCGGCAATTTCTACGTCCGACGCATTTTGCGGATATGGCCGCTCTACTTCTGGATAATCGGGCTAAGTTTTTTTGTATTTCCGCATATTCCGGCCTTTCATATTCCCGGCGTATCCGACTATGCCTACGATCATTTCTGGCCAAAGCTGGCCTTTTTCGGGATCGTCATGCCCAATATTGCCCTGACACTCTATCACGAAATGCCTTTGTGTTCGCACACGTGGTCAATTGGTGTCGAGGAACAATTTTACCTTATCTGGCCGTGGTTGATTGGCAGTCTTCACCCGCGCCGAACGCTACTGATTCTGGCCAGTATTGCGCTGGTTTTGGCTGGTTCCTTCTTCTGGCTGCGCTACGGCCCCGGCTCAACGGCTCCGGAAGCGGGTACAACGATGCTTATGGTATCCGATTTTCTGGCTCACTTCCGCATCGGTACAATGGCCATTGGTGGCATTGGGGCTTATCTGGTTTTCAAAAAGCATCCTATTCTCAACGTCCTTTATAGCAAACCTGTCCAATGGGTGGTTTATGCCGTATTGGCAACGATGCTCGCAATGGGCGTTCGGATTCCGGGGCTGAATTATGAAGGTTACGCGCTGTTCTTCGCTTTTTTACTGATGAACCTGGCGGCTAATCCGAACTCCGTGATCAATCTGGAAAACCCGTTGTGCAATTTCATGGGCAAGATTTCGTACGGATTATACATGTACCACCCCATTGCGATTGTTCTGTGCCTGTATATTATTCGCCAGTTTCTGCCGTATAGCCTTGGCTTTTCGATTATTCTCTACATAACCAGTTATGCTCTAACAACACTGTTGGCCTGGCTCTCGTATGAATACTTCGAAAAGCAGTTCCTGAAACTGAAAGACCGTTTTGCTCCCGGCGATATGCCGGTTAAGCGTGAGCAGTTGGCGGTTGGCAGTAGATAG
- a CDS encoding four helix bundle protein → MPIFQVTKSFPKAERYSLIDQLIRSSKAVSVCLALGKCYRKRQYLV, encoded by the coding sequence ATGCCTATCTTTCAGGTAACAAAATCCTTTCCTAAAGCAGAGCGTTATTCGTTAATAGACCAGCTCATACGAAGCTCGAAAGCTGTCTCTGTCTGTTTAGCATTAGGTAAATGTTATCGAAAACGGCAATACCTAGTTTAA
- a CDS encoding S41 family peptidase, translated as MESGESFNKDTAGQKPTRSEIQNSKATVRLPMLLGITLAGGMLIGATFFGGSKSLNTIGRGYTKYREILQLIENNYVDTVNTDELVDFSIEKMLEKLDPHTAYMNPQDAVAARSQLEGGFDGIGVEFNIFKDTVYVVTPLAGGPSETAGILSGDKIIKVDDTPLAGKKIENSAVFKALRGKRGTDVKLTILRKNDKEPKVFTITRDRIPTYSVDAAYMIDNKTGYIKVNRFSETTYDEFKTALTALKAQGMSQLLMDLRNNPGGYMDRATSIADEFIAGNKLLVYTDGKDNRYDRQTFARIAGQFEEGPMIVLVDEGSASASEIVAGALQDHDRALIAGRRSFGKGLVQMPVTLSDGSELRLTISRYYTPSGRSIQKPYVPGHEGDYEKDLEQRSKRGEYYIADSIKNDPKLKFKTDGGRVVYGGGGITPDYFIPRDSTWQTSYLVQLYSKNIIREFAMEYTNENRKKLEKLPFTEFDRTVMINDEQMNKLIKDATDEGVKFNEKEYNRSKNYIRTQIKALVARTIYQKNNKGGQNNEFFRVIGESDDTYQKALKLFDRADKLEHGMFTYNAPEKK; from the coding sequence ATGGAGTCAGGAGAGAGCTTCAATAAAGATACGGCGGGGCAAAAGCCGACCCGTTCAGAGATTCAAAATAGTAAGGCAACGGTCCGTCTACCCATGCTGTTGGGTATTACCCTGGCTGGGGGAATGCTCATCGGAGCCACGTTTTTTGGTGGTTCGAAGAGTCTGAATACCATTGGGCGAGGCTATACCAAATACCGGGAAATTCTTCAACTGATCGAGAACAACTATGTCGATACGGTTAATACCGATGAACTGGTCGATTTCTCCATTGAGAAGATGCTCGAAAAGCTCGATCCGCACACGGCCTACATGAACCCGCAAGACGCGGTTGCGGCCCGGTCGCAACTGGAAGGCGGTTTCGATGGCATAGGGGTCGAGTTCAATATTTTCAAGGACACGGTCTATGTTGTAACCCCGCTGGCCGGTGGACCATCAGAAACGGCCGGAATTCTGAGTGGCGATAAGATCATTAAAGTGGATGATACGCCACTGGCCGGGAAGAAGATCGAAAACAGTGCCGTATTTAAAGCATTGCGTGGAAAACGAGGCACCGATGTCAAATTAACCATTCTGCGCAAAAATGATAAAGAGCCTAAGGTCTTTACCATTACCCGCGATCGGATTCCAACGTACTCGGTCGATGCCGCCTATATGATCGACAATAAAACCGGCTACATTAAGGTCAATCGGTTTTCCGAAACAACATACGATGAGTTCAAAACAGCATTAACAGCGCTGAAGGCTCAGGGAATGTCACAATTGCTGATGGATCTTCGTAATAATCCGGGCGGTTATATGGACCGTGCAACCAGCATTGCTGATGAGTTTATTGCGGGTAACAAATTGCTGGTCTATACGGATGGGAAAGACAATCGTTACGACCGCCAGACATTTGCCCGGATTGCCGGACAGTTTGAAGAAGGACCCATGATTGTGCTGGTTGACGAAGGCAGCGCATCGGCGTCTGAAATTGTGGCGGGGGCCTTGCAGGATCATGACCGGGCGCTGATTGCCGGTCGACGGTCGTTCGGTAAAGGATTGGTTCAGATGCCCGTTACATTGTCTGATGGCTCCGAACTGCGGTTAACGATCTCGCGCTATTACACACCCAGTGGCCGTAGCATCCAGAAGCCCTACGTGCCGGGTCACGAAGGTGACTACGAGAAAGATCTCGAACAGCGGTCAAAGCGGGGCGAATACTACATTGCCGACTCAATCAAGAACGACCCAAAACTGAAGTTCAAAACCGATGGCGGACGGGTTGTTTATGGGGGTGGCGGCATTACGCCCGATTATTTCATTCCGCGGGATTCAACCTGGCAGACAAGCTATCTGGTGCAGTTGTATAGCAAAAACATCATCCGTGAGTTCGCAATGGAGTACACGAATGAGAACCGGAAGAAGTTAGAAAAGCTGCCATTTACGGAGTTCGATCGGACTGTTATGATCAATGATGAGCAGATGAACAAACTCATTAAAGATGCAACAGACGAAGGGGTGAAGTTTAACGAGAAAGAATATAATCGCTCGAAAAACTATATTCGGACGCAGATTAAAGCACTCGTTGCCCGCACAATCTATCAGAAAAACAACAAGGGCGGGCAAAACAATGAGTTCTTCCGCGTTATCGGCGAATCGGACGATACCTACCAGAAAGCGCTGAAACTTTTCGACAGAGCCGATAAGCTCGAACACGGCATGTTTACCTACAACGCGCCGGAGAAAAAATAA